A region from the Corallococcus caeni genome encodes:
- a CDS encoding PqqD family protein gives MSFQEGSVPRRRAGTSGEGFGADFLVLDAEGRTLRGLNPTAARIWALCDGQRTARAVAEQVAAEFSTDVGPVLTDTLRFLAELQRRGLLDEVRAPAGAAPLEDT, from the coding sequence ATGAGCTTCCAGGAGGGCAGCGTTCCCCGGCGGCGTGCGGGGACCTCGGGGGAAGGCTTTGGCGCGGACTTCCTGGTGCTGGACGCGGAGGGGCGCACGCTGCGCGGGCTCAACCCGACGGCGGCGCGCATCTGGGCCCTGTGCGACGGACAGCGCACGGCCCGGGCGGTGGCGGAGCAGGTGGCTGCCGAATTTTCGACCGACGTCGGTCCGGTGCTGACCGACACGCTGCGCTTCCTCGCGGAGCTTCAGCGGCGGGGGCTGTTGGACGAAGTGCGCGCGCCGGCCGGTGCCGCGCCTCTGGAGGACACATGA
- a CDS encoding HdeD family acid-resistance protein, translating into MRTNVERAPDTRPDRPSRGASAMWGAPFLLGLLTAIAGVVLLGATFFTSMVTVFFVGMMLVIGGVLEIAAAVRSRGEGRGTFWSFMLGGVLTTVVGILTVMYPAAGLASLTLLIAGYFFASGLFHVITSVMDRYFQWGWDLAYGLISLVLGISVMARWPSSSVWLVGTLVGLAVFFRGISMMSGSLMLRRGLHHVEA; encoded by the coding sequence ATGCGAACGAATGTCGAACGCGCGCCGGACACCCGGCCGGACCGTCCTTCCCGGGGGGCCTCGGCGATGTGGGGCGCCCCCTTCCTCCTGGGCCTGCTGACGGCGATCGCGGGGGTCGTGCTGCTGGGCGCCACCTTCTTCACCAGCATGGTCACCGTCTTCTTCGTGGGCATGATGCTGGTGATTGGCGGCGTCCTGGAGATCGCCGCCGCCGTCCGCTCCCGAGGCGAAGGCCGGGGCACCTTCTGGTCCTTCATGCTCGGGGGCGTACTCACCACCGTCGTCGGCATCCTCACGGTCATGTACCCGGCCGCGGGGCTCGCTTCGCTGACGCTGCTGATCGCCGGCTACTTCTTCGCCAGCGGCCTCTTCCACGTCATCACCTCCGTCATGGACCGCTACTTCCAGTGGGGATGGGACCTGGCCTACGGCCTCATCTCCCTGGTCCTGGGCATCAGCGTCATGGCCCGGTGGCCCTCGTCCTCCGTGTGGCTCGTGGGCACCCTCGTCGGGCTCGCCGTCTTCTTCCGGGGCATCTCCATGATGTCCGGCTCGCTCATGCTGCGGCGGGGACTGCACCACGTGGAGGCCTGA
- a CDS encoding outer membrane protein assembly factor BamB family protein: protein MNVRILALAAVLLPAVGFSQTWTARPVPATGETVARVVMGDASELVVEVTNTAAASVDARLSEVSFVLPAGYQLLGGLPAEENPNWKVEYVDSNERRITFQSTLGCVDNGRGLARNEAARFVLNVVAPADRATDGTTERLVAGTYARDQCDGTNYTYNVNNMTPWTRAILATNVTLLPRVLAVNGATVARVVVENRGTGAATNVTVDNPTSTTSVPLTTVSKDGSKTVAVRSAGVFAVNLRPTAAGAVAARVRARTSNNASNAPLAESPMADVGNLVATADMDVVDAFIGDQVTLRMTVFNASTTSSYTQVRPRAPVRLGSAAATLVSGPSPESVAQLAPGASAQFTWRYQVSGTPGASYQFQAQVDGTLNGSAVAGDLVTARKGRIVEHRVRLSQETVSTAATSVTVAYTVQNRGALPIYEVKLFKPAVNYFAVAASGPQAFGDWIVSSDAAGYLWESETGIPVGGDATFRITYSGFTAVPADTAFRHRLELNQGWNDPRIRVEATLTLLAVTTAPDVARLTGVARDGSVTLTWDNPFNHGGTLVLRAQGATPNTAPTSGVRYAVGEALGNATVAYSDEFSSASSFTDTAVTNGTTYVYRVFNADDEFRYGPGNQPTSQGLLVTPRARVAGNPLWCYSVGLSTLQQPVTELGVGIFSSFNDSVVGSLTNTVNPSEDGAERFRPVKMTGLIGSRFPVVPLLGRPGQQWIVVGDQAGVPAVLNAATGEFLWKNTTLGLGNISSFPVTQLLDYANPEYRTTYSNVDLAIFATRNTSAQNQVVALNAATGALIWRYRPGDLGMVSGGMLVDYTTNRLYVATKSGTSTATLRVLNSLTGAEVARLALGDLEFGVVRNATSNQILVTANDGRVYGVNPATFTTAWTVTVRPTTARAFTHFARPLGRGFVVSTADGRVERYEMDATNVPVQVWSTAIAGPAGSFTLNQNGVARIYVGSSDGKVHQLELDTGLDSGQVTVGPAQAIGTPTIDHTVSRLHVGSSDGRICAFPVPF, encoded by the coding sequence ATGAACGTCCGCATCCTCGCGCTCGCCGCCGTGCTGTTGCCCGCGGTGGGCTTCTCCCAGACCTGGACCGCGCGCCCCGTCCCCGCCACCGGAGAGACGGTGGCGCGGGTGGTGATGGGCGACGCGTCCGAGCTCGTCGTGGAGGTCACCAACACGGCGGCGGCCTCGGTCGATGCGCGCCTGTCGGAGGTGTCGTTCGTCCTGCCGGCGGGCTACCAGTTGCTGGGCGGCCTTCCCGCGGAGGAGAACCCGAACTGGAAGGTCGAGTACGTCGACTCCAACGAGCGGCGCATCACGTTCCAGTCCACGCTGGGCTGCGTGGACAACGGGCGCGGCCTGGCGCGCAACGAGGCCGCGCGCTTCGTGCTGAACGTGGTGGCCCCGGCGGACCGCGCCACCGACGGGACCACCGAGCGCCTGGTGGCGGGGACGTACGCCCGCGACCAGTGTGACGGCACGAACTACACGTACAACGTCAACAACATGACCCCGTGGACGCGCGCCATCCTGGCCACGAACGTGACGCTGCTGCCGCGCGTGCTGGCGGTCAACGGCGCCACCGTGGCGCGCGTGGTGGTGGAGAACCGCGGCACCGGCGCGGCGACGAACGTGACCGTGGACAACCCCACCTCCACGACCAGCGTGCCCCTCACGACCGTGAGCAAGGACGGCAGCAAGACCGTGGCCGTGCGGTCCGCGGGCGTCTTCGCTGTCAATCTCAGGCCCACCGCCGCCGGCGCCGTGGCCGCGCGCGTCCGGGCGCGCACGTCCAACAATGCCTCCAACGCTCCGCTCGCGGAATCGCCCATGGCGGACGTTGGCAACCTGGTCGCGACGGCGGACATGGACGTCGTGGACGCTTTCATCGGTGATCAGGTGACGCTGCGCATGACGGTGTTCAACGCGTCCACCACGAGTTCGTACACACAGGTGCGCCCGCGCGCGCCGGTGCGGCTGGGCAGCGCGGCGGCGACGCTCGTGTCCGGCCCGTCGCCGGAGAGCGTGGCGCAGCTGGCGCCCGGGGCCTCCGCGCAGTTCACGTGGCGCTACCAGGTGTCGGGCACGCCCGGCGCCAGCTACCAGTTCCAGGCGCAGGTGGACGGGACGCTCAACGGCTCGGCGGTGGCGGGGGACCTGGTCACCGCGCGCAAGGGCCGCATCGTGGAGCACCGCGTGCGGCTGAGCCAGGAGACGGTGTCCACCGCGGCCACGAGCGTGACGGTGGCGTACACGGTGCAGAACCGGGGCGCGCTGCCCATCTACGAGGTGAAGCTGTTCAAGCCCGCGGTGAACTACTTCGCGGTGGCCGCTTCGGGGCCGCAGGCGTTCGGGGACTGGATCGTCTCCTCGGACGCGGCCGGCTACCTCTGGGAGTCGGAGACCGGCATTCCGGTGGGCGGCGACGCCACCTTCCGCATCACCTATTCGGGCTTCACCGCCGTCCCCGCGGACACGGCGTTCCGCCACCGCCTGGAGCTGAACCAGGGCTGGAACGATCCTCGCATCCGCGTGGAGGCGACGCTGACGCTGCTCGCGGTGACCACGGCCCCGGACGTGGCGCGCCTCACCGGCGTGGCCCGCGACGGCAGCGTGACGCTCACCTGGGACAACCCCTTCAACCACGGCGGCACCCTGGTGCTGCGCGCGCAGGGGGCGACGCCCAACACCGCGCCGACCAGCGGCGTGCGCTACGCGGTGGGGGAAGCACTGGGCAACGCGACGGTGGCGTACTCGGACGAGTTCAGCTCCGCGTCGTCCTTCACGGACACGGCGGTGACGAACGGCACGACGTACGTCTACCGCGTGTTCAACGCGGATGACGAGTTCCGGTACGGCCCGGGCAACCAGCCCACCTCGCAGGGCCTGCTGGTCACGCCCCGGGCGCGCGTGGCGGGCAACCCGCTGTGGTGCTACTCGGTGGGCCTGTCCACGCTGCAGCAGCCCGTCACCGAGCTGGGCGTGGGCATCTTCAGTTCCTTCAACGACTCCGTGGTGGGCTCGCTCACGAACACCGTGAACCCGTCCGAGGACGGCGCGGAGCGCTTCCGGCCGGTGAAGATGACGGGCCTGATTGGCAGCCGCTTCCCGGTGGTGCCGCTGCTGGGCCGGCCCGGGCAGCAGTGGATCGTCGTGGGCGACCAGGCCGGCGTGCCGGCGGTGCTCAACGCGGCCACGGGTGAGTTCCTGTGGAAGAACACGACGCTGGGGCTGGGGAACATCAGCTCGTTCCCGGTGACGCAGCTGCTGGACTACGCGAACCCGGAGTACCGGACGACGTATTCGAACGTGGACCTGGCGATCTTCGCCACGCGCAACACCTCCGCGCAGAACCAGGTGGTCGCGCTGAACGCGGCCACGGGCGCGCTCATCTGGCGCTACCGGCCCGGGGACCTGGGCATGGTGAGCGGCGGAATGCTGGTGGACTACACGACGAACCGGCTCTACGTGGCGACGAAGTCGGGCACGAGCACCGCCACACTGCGCGTGCTCAACAGCCTCACGGGCGCGGAGGTGGCGCGGCTGGCGCTGGGCGACCTGGAGTTCGGCGTGGTCCGCAACGCCACGAGCAACCAGATCCTCGTCACGGCCAACGACGGCCGGGTGTACGGCGTGAATCCGGCCACGTTCACGACGGCCTGGACGGTCACCGTGCGGCCCACCACGGCGCGGGCGTTCACCCACTTCGCGCGGCCCCTGGGCCGGGGCTTCGTGGTGAGCACGGCGGACGGCAGGGTGGAGCGCTATGAGATGGACGCGACCAACGTGCCGGTGCAGGTGTGGTCGACGGCCATCGCGGGCCCGGCCGGATCCTTCACCCTCAACCAGAACGGCGTGGCGCGCATCTACGTGGGCAGCTCGGACGGCAAGGTGCACCAGCTGGAGCTGGACACGGGCCTCGACTCCGGGCAGGTGACGGTGGGCCCGGCGCAGGCCATCGGCACGCCGACCATCGACCACACCGTAAGCCGGTTGCATGTGGGGTCCTCGGATGGTCGAATCTGTGCCTTCCCGGTGCCCTTCTAG
- a CDS encoding PfkB family carbohydrate kinase — MSLLVVGSIALDSLETPFGKKEDVLGGSATYFSTTASFFGPVQLVAVIGEDFPESHLQFLRGRGIDLEGLTREAGRTFRWKGKYGWELNEAQTLDTQLNVFESFSPNLPAAYRETPYVFLGNIHPELQSRVLDQVKAPKLVAADTMNFWIQGSRPALLKTLQRVNLLFINDAEARQLSGEHNVVKAARAILAMGPSRVVIKRGEHGALLFDHDHIFACPAFPLSEVFDPTGAGDTFAGGFMGTLASSGASGNVDQRLLRKAMVMGSVMASFTVEKFSLERLREVQRPEIHARFAEFKKLTHFDDLGPLGG; from the coding sequence ATGTCTCTGCTCGTCGTCGGTTCAATCGCGCTGGACTCGCTGGAAACGCCCTTCGGCAAGAAGGAGGACGTGCTGGGCGGCTCCGCCACGTACTTCTCCACGACCGCGTCCTTCTTCGGCCCCGTTCAGCTGGTGGCGGTGATTGGCGAGGACTTCCCGGAGTCGCACCTCCAGTTCCTGCGCGGGCGCGGCATCGACCTGGAGGGGCTCACCCGCGAGGCCGGCCGCACCTTCCGCTGGAAGGGCAAGTACGGCTGGGAGCTCAACGAGGCGCAGACGCTGGACACCCAGCTCAACGTCTTCGAGTCCTTCTCACCCAACCTGCCGGCCGCCTACCGGGAGACGCCCTACGTCTTCCTGGGCAACATCCACCCGGAGCTCCAGTCGCGCGTGCTGGACCAGGTGAAGGCGCCCAAGCTGGTGGCCGCGGACACGATGAACTTCTGGATCCAGGGCAGCCGCCCCGCGCTGCTCAAGACGCTCCAGCGCGTGAACCTGCTCTTCATCAACGACGCGGAGGCGCGCCAGCTGTCCGGCGAGCACAACGTGGTGAAGGCCGCCCGCGCCATCCTGGCCATGGGCCCGTCCCGCGTGGTCATCAAGCGCGGCGAGCACGGCGCGCTGCTCTTCGACCACGACCACATCTTCGCCTGCCCGGCCTTCCCCCTGTCGGAGGTGTTCGACCCCACCGGCGCGGGTGACACCTTCGCCGGCGGCTTCATGGGCACCCTGGCCAGCTCCGGCGCCTCGGGCAACGTGGATCAGCGGCTGCTCCGCAAGGCCATGGTCATGGGCAGCGTGATGGCCTCCTTCACCGTGGAGAAGTTCAGCCTGGAGCGCCTGCGCGAGGTGCAGCGCCCGGAGATCCACGCCCGCTTCGCCGAGTTCAAGAAGCTCACCCACTTCGACGACCTGGGCCCGCTGGGCGGGTAG
- a CDS encoding S24/S26 family peptidase, whose amino-acid sequence MSSAPQPASVIDGPRWIPVAGDSMWPSLRAGDVAEVEPLVEAPRPGEVVLARFESSLVLHRVRWCDGSFCALRGDNGGAEDPPLPLFRILGRARRVRRGGALLDVERWDVGPRLVGRWRATVKRQVAAWLGRTGRA is encoded by the coding sequence ATGTCGAGCGCTCCCCAGCCCGCCTCCGTGATCGATGGCCCGCGTTGGATCCCCGTGGCCGGGGACAGCATGTGGCCGTCGTTGCGCGCGGGGGACGTGGCGGAGGTGGAGCCGCTGGTGGAGGCGCCGCGCCCCGGTGAGGTGGTGCTGGCGCGCTTCGAGTCCTCGCTGGTGCTGCACCGGGTGCGCTGGTGTGACGGCAGCTTCTGCGCGCTTCGCGGGGACAATGGCGGCGCGGAAGATCCGCCGCTGCCTCTCTTCCGTATCCTCGGGCGGGCCCGGCGTGTGCGCCGGGGCGGCGCGCTGCTGGACGTGGAGCGCTGGGACGTGGGGCCGCGGCTCGTGGGCCGCTGGCGCGCGACGGTGAAGCGCCAGGTGGCCGCGTGGCTGGGAAGGACGGGCCGCGCATGA
- a CDS encoding metallophosphoesterase family protein, which translates to MRIAVISDIHSNIEALTEVLRVAEHQKVDRFVSLGDIVGYGASPNPCCDLVRSVAEITLLGNHDAAVAGRMDYSYYYDAARHALDWSANVISDENLAWLRSLPYTYRIGEVGFCHGSPIDPKAYEYIFALEQARELTPYVAELPEVTFIGHSHLCRAFAIGNGEVNDVVAQKFVLRKGYKYIVSVGSVGQPRDYDNRACFVICDTDARTVEYLRVEYDIETSAQKIFDADLALNFGKRLFLGV; encoded by the coding sequence ATGCGCATCGCCGTCATCTCCGACATCCACTCCAACATCGAGGCCCTCACGGAGGTGCTGAGGGTGGCGGAGCACCAGAAGGTGGACCGCTTTGTGTCGCTGGGGGACATCGTCGGGTACGGGGCGTCCCCCAACCCGTGCTGCGACCTGGTGCGCTCGGTGGCGGAGATCACGCTCTTGGGCAACCACGACGCCGCGGTGGCGGGGCGGATGGACTACTCGTACTACTACGACGCCGCCCGGCACGCGCTCGACTGGAGCGCCAACGTCATCTCCGACGAGAACCTGGCCTGGCTGCGCAGCCTCCCGTACACGTACCGCATTGGCGAGGTGGGCTTCTGCCACGGCTCGCCCATCGACCCGAAGGCGTACGAGTACATCTTCGCGCTGGAGCAGGCGCGGGAGCTGACGCCGTACGTGGCGGAGCTGCCGGAGGTGACCTTCATTGGCCACAGCCACCTGTGCCGCGCGTTCGCCATTGGCAACGGCGAGGTGAACGACGTGGTGGCCCAGAAGTTCGTGCTCCGGAAGGGCTACAAGTACATCGTGTCGGTGGGCAGTGTGGGCCAGCCGCGCGACTACGACAACCGGGCCTGCTTCGTCATCTGCGACACGGACGCGCGCACGGTGGAGTACCTGCGCGTGGAGTACGACATCGAGACCTCCGCGCAGAAGATCTTCGACGCGGACCTGGCGCTCAACTTCGGCAAGCGGCTGTTCCTGGGCGTCTAG
- the asd gene encoding archaetidylserine decarboxylase (Phosphatidylserine decarboxylase is synthesized as a single chain precursor. Generation of the pyruvoyl active site from a Ser is coupled to cleavage of a Gly-Ser bond between the larger (beta) and smaller (alpha chains). It is an integral membrane protein.), with protein MNEQTFMKLMRVLPKSAVSSVVGLATRLPAPAPVHHWAMRTFAKAYNVDMEEAEHSFEKYPTFAQFFTRGLKPGLRPVDGGEKVVVSPVDGRVSQVGYSDNGRCLQAKGIEYTVDELLGDSQAAKPFHGGAWTTLYLSPRDYHRIHSPLGGTITGYAYIPGEFWPVNPASVKNKQSLFCVNERLVTYLDTVAGKVAVVKVGATCVSRIKASYEDITTHLGQPGKVHRYGAGIPVEKGGELGRFEMGSTVILCFEPGRVRWDDSMQPEAVVRMGTRIGVIT; from the coding sequence ATGAACGAACAGACCTTCATGAAGTTGATGCGCGTGCTGCCCAAGTCGGCGGTGTCCTCCGTGGTGGGCCTGGCCACGCGCCTGCCCGCGCCCGCGCCGGTGCACCACTGGGCCATGCGCACCTTCGCCAAGGCGTACAACGTGGACATGGAGGAGGCGGAGCACTCCTTCGAGAAGTACCCGACCTTCGCCCAGTTCTTCACCCGCGGCCTGAAGCCGGGCCTGCGTCCGGTGGACGGCGGTGAGAAGGTCGTCGTGTCGCCGGTGGACGGCCGCGTGTCCCAGGTGGGCTACTCGGACAACGGCCGCTGCCTCCAGGCCAAGGGCATCGAGTACACGGTGGACGAGCTCTTGGGGGACTCGCAGGCCGCGAAGCCCTTCCACGGCGGCGCCTGGACGACGTTGTACCTGTCGCCGCGCGACTACCACCGCATCCACTCGCCGCTGGGCGGCACCATCACCGGGTACGCGTACATCCCGGGTGAGTTCTGGCCGGTGAACCCCGCGTCGGTGAAGAACAAGCAGTCGCTGTTCTGCGTGAACGAGCGGCTGGTGACGTACCTGGACACCGTGGCCGGCAAGGTGGCGGTGGTGAAGGTGGGCGCCACCTGCGTGTCGCGCATCAAGGCGTCCTACGAGGACATCACCACGCACCTCGGTCAGCCCGGCAAGGTGCACCGCTACGGCGCGGGCATCCCGGTGGAGAAGGGCGGCGAGCTGGGCCGCTTCGAGATGGGCTCCACCGTCATCCTCTGCTTCGAGCCCGGGCGCGTGCGCTGGGACGACAGCATGCAGCCCGAAGCGGTGGTGCGGATGGGCACGCGCATCGGAGTCATCACGTGA
- the miaA gene encoding tRNA (adenosine(37)-N6)-dimethylallyltransferase MiaA, giving the protein MTVAETRVPLTVIAGPTASGKTALAIEWARAAGGEIVSADSQQVYRAFDIGTAKPSAEELAAVPHHLVSCVDPLEAFSAAEYQRRADAAIADIASRGRPVFVVGGTGLYLRVLLHGVVDAPGALPSLRAELEALAAEQGREAVHRRLAEVDPETAAKLPTQDLVRVVRALEIHAQTGVPASEFRRAHAFAPDRYPFQLYVLEPPREALYAAINARTEALFSRGLVEETRALLDQGYADAAPMRSVGYVQARAVVEGRMTREEAIADTAQETRRYAKRQLTWFRKEPGAVFLPPPYARPTP; this is encoded by the coding sequence ATGACGGTGGCTGAGACGCGGGTGCCTTTGACGGTGATCGCTGGGCCCACGGCGTCGGGGAAGACGGCGCTGGCCATCGAGTGGGCTCGCGCCGCGGGCGGGGAGATCGTCAGCGCGGATTCGCAGCAGGTGTACCGCGCCTTCGACATCGGCACCGCCAAGCCTTCCGCCGAGGAGCTGGCCGCCGTGCCGCACCACCTGGTCTCCTGCGTGGATCCGCTGGAGGCCTTCTCCGCCGCCGAATACCAGCGCCGCGCCGACGCGGCCATCGCGGACATCGCCTCCCGGGGCCGGCCCGTGTTCGTCGTTGGCGGCACCGGCCTGTACCTGCGCGTCCTCCTGCACGGCGTGGTGGACGCACCCGGTGCCCTGCCTTCGCTGCGCGCGGAGCTGGAGGCGCTCGCGGCGGAGCAGGGGAGGGAGGCCGTGCACCGCCGGCTGGCCGAGGTGGATCCGGAGACCGCGGCGAAGCTGCCCACGCAGGACCTGGTGCGCGTCGTCCGCGCGCTGGAGATCCATGCGCAGACGGGCGTCCCCGCTTCGGAGTTCCGCCGCGCGCATGCCTTCGCGCCGGACCGCTATCCCTTCCAGTTGTACGTGCTCGAACCGCCGCGCGAGGCCCTCTACGCGGCCATCAACGCGCGCACGGAGGCGCTGTTCTCACGCGGCCTCGTGGAGGAGACGCGGGCCCTGTTGGACCAGGGCTACGCGGACGCGGCTCCCATGCGCAGCGTCGGCTACGTGCAGGCCCGCGCCGTGGTGGAGGGCCGGATGACGCGCGAAGAGGCCATCGCCGACACCGCGCAGGAAACCCGGCGCTACGCCAAGCGGCAACTCACCTGGTTCCGCAAGGAGCCCGGCGCGGTGTTCCTCCCGCCTCCTTACGCTCGCCCCACCCCTTGA
- a CDS encoding TIGR02266 family protein yields the protein MSENRKHARVGTLLRCWCEGENVTLYARIANLSEGGLFLRTSTPLAAGTRAQVRLTQQATDTQLQAQATVVWLRQDEQPAGRPPGMGLRFEALDADALTSLRRIISQSQQQTPR from the coding sequence TTGAGCGAAAATCGAAAGCACGCGCGGGTCGGCACCCTCCTGCGCTGCTGGTGCGAGGGTGAGAACGTGACCCTGTATGCACGCATCGCCAACCTGAGCGAGGGAGGCCTCTTCCTCAGGACGAGCACCCCGCTGGCGGCGGGGACGCGGGCGCAGGTGCGGCTCACCCAGCAGGCGACGGACACGCAGTTGCAGGCGCAGGCCACGGTCGTCTGGTTGCGGCAGGACGAGCAACCCGCCGGCCGGCCCCCGGGCATGGGCCTGAGATTCGAAGCGTTGGACGCGGACGCCCTGACGAGTCTGCGGCGCATCATCTCCCAGTCCCAGCAGCAGACCCCCCGATAG
- the hisS gene encoding histidine--tRNA ligase codes for MNDLLPGEIEVWQFVESTARTLFGRFGYGEVRTPMVEDTALFVRSVGEETDIVGKEMYTFEDKGGRSLSLRPEGTAPAARAYIEHSVNNQEPVSRWFYMGPMFRYERMKTGRYRQFSQIGAEAYGAKEPAQDAELMDVVVQFLEALGLTDVTLNINSLGDDNCRPAYHARLVEYLNAHREELCADCQQRLERNPLRVLDCKNEKCQAVAAAGPNVLEFLCEPCRAHFTDLQRKLGVLGIKYVVNHRLVRGLDYYTRTVFEFIASHPALGTASTVGGGGRYDKMMKGLGGPDVPAVGYAMGLDRLVLLLKESGKTFTQQPDLFIAVADEGSQDEGLALASRLRREGLKVDFDTRGGSLKSQMKRADKSGARFTLVLGEQERQSGQAKLKPMAGGEPIPVALDNVAATVRAQQQAPATAPVC; via the coding sequence ATGAACGACCTTCTGCCGGGCGAAATCGAGGTCTGGCAGTTCGTGGAGTCCACCGCGCGCACGCTGTTCGGCCGCTTCGGCTACGGCGAGGTGCGCACGCCGATGGTGGAGGACACCGCCCTCTTCGTGCGCAGCGTGGGCGAGGAGACGGACATCGTCGGCAAGGAGATGTACACCTTCGAGGACAAGGGCGGCCGCAGCCTGTCCCTGCGTCCGGAGGGCACCGCGCCCGCGGCGCGCGCGTACATCGAGCACTCGGTGAACAACCAGGAGCCGGTGTCGCGCTGGTTCTACATGGGGCCCATGTTCCGCTACGAGCGGATGAAGACGGGCCGCTACCGCCAGTTCTCCCAGATTGGCGCGGAGGCGTACGGCGCGAAGGAGCCCGCGCAGGACGCGGAGCTGATGGACGTGGTGGTGCAGTTCCTGGAGGCCCTGGGCCTCACGGACGTCACCCTGAACATCAACTCGCTGGGCGACGACAACTGCCGGCCCGCGTACCACGCCAGGCTGGTGGAGTACCTCAACGCGCACCGGGAAGAGCTGTGCGCGGACTGCCAGCAGCGGCTGGAGCGCAACCCGCTGCGCGTCCTGGACTGCAAGAACGAGAAGTGCCAGGCGGTGGCCGCGGCCGGGCCCAACGTGCTGGAGTTCCTGTGCGAGCCGTGCCGCGCGCACTTCACGGACCTGCAGCGCAAGCTGGGCGTGCTGGGCATCAAGTACGTGGTGAACCACCGGCTGGTGCGAGGCCTGGACTACTACACGCGCACCGTCTTCGAGTTCATCGCCTCGCACCCCGCGCTGGGCACCGCCAGCACGGTGGGCGGCGGCGGGCGCTACGACAAGATGATGAAGGGCCTGGGCGGGCCGGACGTGCCCGCGGTGGGCTACGCCATGGGCCTGGACCGGCTGGTGCTGCTCCTGAAAGAGAGCGGCAAGACGTTCACCCAGCAGCCGGACCTGTTCATCGCCGTGGCGGACGAGGGCTCGCAGGACGAGGGCCTGGCGCTGGCCAGCCGCCTGCGCCGCGAGGGGCTGAAGGTGGACTTCGACACGCGCGGCGGCAGCCTCAAGAGCCAGATGAAGCGCGCGGACAAGTCCGGTGCCCGCTTCACCCTGGTGCTGGGCGAGCAGGAGCGCCAGAGCGGCCAGGCAAAGCTCAAGCCCATGGCGGGCGGCGAGCCCATCCCGGTGGCCCTGGACAACGTGGCCGCCACCGTGCGCGCCCAGCAGCAAGCCCCGGCCACCGCTCCCGTTTGCTGA